TGTTCATGCACGCTGCCGTTGATCGCCAATGATACGGAGTGCTTCATCTGGTGTCTTCTTTGTATGCACTTTGGGTCTCCGATTCCGACGGAACCCTTCCGGCATGGAAACCGTTTTGCAGCGACTTCAGGACGTCGCCCCAACTGATCGGCAAGCTGCTTATTTCCAACCGTCCCTCAAACGCATCCGCTACCGCCGCCGCTATGGCCGCCGGTGGCGAATTGGGCCCGCTTTCTCCCACCGATTTGATGCCCAATGGATTGTCGTCCGTAGGAAAAATGACATGGTCAAGGTCGATATCCGGGATGTCACTGGCGCGAGGGACAAAGTAATCCATCATCGAGCCCGAGAGAGCCTGTCCCTCCGAGTCGTAGATCATCCGTTCGCCCAGAGCGATGCCAAAGCCCTGGGCGAGACCCCCGCATATCTGCCCTTCCACCACGGCAGGATTGAGAGGCTTGCCGCTGTCGTGAACAAAGACATACTTGAGAACGTGAATGCGGCCGGTGTTCCGATCGATCTCCACGACGGCGATGTTTACCCCGCTGGACCATGTTACTGTCGGCGGATAGAAGGACGCCGTCGACGCCAGACCTGGGCCGCCAAGATCCGCCATTCTTCGATCTCGTACTGACTTTTGCGCAAGTTCGGCGAACGTCATGAATTGCTGGCCGGGAGCCTTGACGCTGACGACTCCGTCGGTGACATCGAGTTCGGTGGCGGCGCACTCGAACAACCTCGACGCAAATGTCACGATCTTGTGCCTGAGATCCAGGGCCGCTTTGTATACGGCATTTCCTGTATTGATCGCTACCCGGCTTGCGCCGGTTCCAAACCCGAAATCCTGCAGGTTTGTGTCGCCCCCTCGTACGAATACCTCGTCTAACGCGAGGCCCAGCGCGCTTCCACATATTTGAGCCAACGTTGTTTCGTGGCTCTGTCCCTGGGAGTTCACTCCGATCGAAACCTGCGCGTGGCCGCGATAGTCGATTTGTACAGTGGCGGTCTCGGACGGCCCCATTCCTCCGGCCTCGACGTAGCTCGATATTCCGATGCCAATGCAGCGGCCCGCTTGGCGCAGATCCATCTGTCGGTTCCGCCAACCCCAGTAGTCGCTCTTGGTCAACGCACGTTCCAGAAGCAGCGGGAAGTCCAGGTCTTTATAGTTGATGGGAACGCCATCGCGGTAAATCAGGCCACTTTTGTAAGGCATATCGGCGGCTTCGATTATGTTGCGGCG
The Bradyrhizobium sp. KBS0727 genome window above contains:
- a CDS encoding xanthine dehydrogenase family protein molybdopterin-binding subunit, giving the protein MLGLSVERKEDDRFLTGQGQYVEDVKLPGMAYAAFVRSSHAHAFIRKITTDAALSCPGVLAIVGPGTWKELSAALPSIGGIQGAANPYGGDSSGPVHKILSDHATHVGEVVAVVIAKSPYSAADGADLVEVEYEALPVVTWEEAASPGSVRLHEGYDNVVARMNFEVGDVDEAFRQADRIITKRFDLQSLKAMAIECRGIAVQWDASTGTLNVWSTTQAPYSMRETIARVLDLPIKQVRVICRDIGGGFGLKGGLKPEDLIVAIAAYKLKKPIRWIETRLEHMISSNQSGRQSHDVRVGIKRDGTILCMDLILRKEVGAYNHYQTMLPSNTINHLTTHYKIPAFRFDSQSIATNTVPCCPYRGAGRVEAVFTMDRILDAIARELTIDPVEARRRNIIEAADMPYKSGLIYRDGVPINYKDLDFPLLLERALTKSDYWGWRNRQMDLRQAGRCIGIGISSYVEAGGMGPSETATVQIDYRGHAQVSIGVNSQGQSHETTLAQICGSALGLALDEVFVRGGDTNLQDFGFGTGASRVAINTGNAVYKAALDLRHKIVTFASRLFECAATELDVTDGVVSVKAPGQQFMTFAELAQKSVRDRRMADLGGPGLASTASFYPPTVTWSSGVNIAVVEIDRNTGRIHVLKYVFVHDSGKPLNPAVVEGQICGGLAQGFGIALGERMIYDSEGQALSGSMMDYFVPRASDIPDIDLDHVIFPTDDNPLGIKSVGESGPNSPPAAIAAAVADAFEGRLEISSLPISWGDVLKSLQNGFHAGRVPSESETQSAYKEDTR